TAGGGTTCTCTCTTTCACGCCACTTCTTGCCGTATATTATTATATGGACTAattgctactgctgctgctattattatcattattactACTACTGCTGCAACAACTTTTATTGTAGCtgatagtagtagtagtagtagtaataatTAGGGGCCGGGGTTGATATCATCCAGCGACGAGGGTGATCTTCTGCGACTTCGGAGAgctctgcttctgcttctgcttctgcttctgctctTCGAATTCTCTTCGCGAAGAAGCCGTCACGGAGAGCTTTCTGTTCGTCTCCTTCGCCTCGTCCGCCTCAATCTGCTGCTGCCGGCACTCCTCGCTGCAGAACGGCAAATCCCCTCTGCAGTTCCATTTAATTCACCACgttattatttgtttattaattATGAATACTTATTAAGCGAACCACCGCCGCCTCCTGACGAATTTCTAGATTGAATAAATCATCCGACAAGTGAATGGCTGAAATAACTTAGATTCATCGAACTGATTTATGGATGTCAAATATCATCATCACATAATTAATTAACCAGATTCAAAAGAATTACATATCATCGCATTAACAGAGCTCGCAAGTAATTAAAGACGCATTGAATTTCTcacgaaataaaaatttatttattaaaattcgaCGCGTACTGTTTGCTAACTCGATAATCATTTTTTTGGAGTTCGTATATAACTGCTCTAATTTCTCAATTGTATTGTATATGAGTGCAAATTAACCCATAGACTGAATAGATATTGTATACAAAAATTGAACAAAATTTTGTGCATTTGAGTGAGTGGTCGCCACGACCGATGACgggaaagggggaaaaaaacagAAGCAATAATAATCACCGACTTagactttttattttcttgctagttttttttttttttttNAACCCGCGGTCCCTCGCTCCGCGTGCTACTGACATCGACGGTCGAGAAGCCTCCAAAAACGCCGGAGAGTGACCGGATTCGATGGGAAATGACGAAAGTACCCTCACCGGTTTTAGAGAAAAAGGGGCGGAGAGGGGGGCGGGGGGAGCGGCAAACCTGTACATGAAGATGTCGAGGTGGCCGGCGAGGGGCTTCTTGCAGAGGAAGCAAGCGTCGAGGAAGTGgccccgctcctcctcctccaaactCTCGCAGAAGAACCGCGCCTGCGCCCGCGCCCGCCCCGCATAGATCGCCGCCGCCCCCTTCGCTTTATGCGGCCGCGGGGGGTAGAGCGCGAAGGGGTTCACGAACCCCGCCTCGATatccgccgccgcagccaacaatcccgacgacgacgacgacgacgacgacgaagaagacgaagacgaggacgacgacgaggtgGAGAACGAGTACTCCATGGAGCTTCACAGGtgagatcgatcgatcgatcgatcgatcccctttctctctctctctctctctctctatatatatatatgtgtgggtgtgtgtgtaTTTGATATTTTGCTCTAGAAAGATCGAGGAAGGAGAGAGGggcggggggaggaggagaatggGGAAAGAGGGTTTATAAAGAGGGAGAAGAGTGGGGGAGATATGTAAATGGAGAAGAGGTGTGGggtttattaataatacatgaGACACAAAAACACACGCATAAACTAAGTGGGTTTAATTAGGAACCGTGGATGGCCGTGAAGGGCTCTATTGATTTTACTTTAAtaacctctctttctctccgcaaaataaaaaggagttgggagagaaaaaaaaaaagaaaagaaaaaaaaagaaagtttgtGGTCCCGAAAGAGCTATCACTAATTTCGTCGACTTCTCTTTCGTGAGAGAACGATAGTAagctattatttttattttgaaaaaaatttcaatatcatttatataattttgtattttttttatttcactactttttataatttaaagtgtatcaatttagtatttatagttttattttctctttttattattttcttcactaattttttttattaaatcagtgacaaaattaaaattaaaagatattaaaataaatattcgataaacctaaatggggtatttgaagttttttgtatataatttaacgaaatgttaatgaAGGGGCTGAGgataagaaacaaataaaatcacatgatactaaattcatacagtttaaaccataaaatactaaagttaaaaaatgtgaaatcacagaaataatatttaaaatttactcttttattttttttaaaaaatatgtttaattaaaaatttatgtattgCGGATTGTTTTATAAATCTTATGCGTTCGTATCGGTCACGTGCGTTTCCTTGTCGGATTCGTGTCAAACGTGAATTCGCCTTGGACGCACATTTAATACGGATCcataaaacaaataatttaaaattttatatatttatttattatgcatatataatatatatataatataaaataataaatattttaattttattaagaatacgtacatattttttttagacaATATTAATAAACTCTATATGNCCAAAACGCTGAATTACGGTTCGTTTTGTTAGTTATTACACGTCTATATACCCCGATAATTATttcagtaaaaataaaatatgtctACTTTAAGTTTAATTATGGTATTTAGAATAATTGAAATTAATCATTATTATCAATTCAAGttgtttataattaaaatgGTCATTTGTATCTAGAAAATCGGCGTTAAAACGTAACTTTTAAGGTGAGATGTTGCTGAAAGGAATTGgtacaatttaattaattctgtGGTAGTTTTGATTATACCGAATCTTACTTTTTTTCCCCCGCTTGTGTGAATTaacaaatcaaaaagaaaattaattctCACATTTTGTAAGTTTTAGTGAGATTTGACCCGTAAAGA
The window above is part of the Ananas comosus cultivar F153 unplaced genomic scaffold, ASM154086v1, whole genome shotgun sequence genome. Proteins encoded here:
- the LOC109704730 gene encoding uncharacterized protein LOC109704730 gives rise to the protein MEYSFSTSSSSSSSSSSSSSSSSSSGLLAAAADIEAGFVNPFALYPPRPHKAKGAAAIYAGRARAQARFFCESLEEEERGHFLDACFLCKKPLAGHLDIFMYRGDLPFCSEECRQQQIEADEAKETNRKLSVTASSRREFEEQKQKQKQKQSSPKSQKITLVAG